A stretch of Corallococcus macrosporus DNA encodes these proteins:
- a CDS encoding sterol desaturase family protein: MDSRPVPRQVQAFREEYRARNIGPGYRGQAHFAFTSLVCLGGVALALSRVEAPRLWELLGVPAVIALANTVEFLGHRGPMHHRTRGLRQVFERHTVQHHRFFTHEAMTYESPRDFKMVLFPPVLLLFFLGAIAAPLGALCFLLISPNAGWLFTATALGYYLAYEWVHFITHLPENHWSARLPGVPFLRRHHQVHHDPSRMGRHNFNITFPLGDGLFGTRWRAPLNEEQAERRGR, translated from the coding sequence ATGGACTCGCGCCCCGTCCCCCGCCAGGTCCAGGCCTTCCGCGAGGAGTACCGGGCCCGGAACATCGGGCCGGGCTACCGGGGGCAGGCCCACTTCGCCTTCACCAGCCTCGTCTGCCTGGGGGGAGTCGCCCTGGCGCTGAGCCGGGTGGAGGCCCCCCGCCTCTGGGAGTTGCTCGGAGTCCCCGCGGTCATCGCCCTCGCGAACACGGTCGAGTTCCTCGGCCACCGCGGCCCGATGCACCACCGCACCCGGGGTCTGCGCCAGGTGTTCGAGCGCCACACCGTCCAGCACCACCGCTTCTTCACCCACGAGGCGATGACCTACGAGTCCCCCCGGGACTTCAAGATGGTGCTCTTCCCGCCGGTCCTGCTCCTCTTCTTCCTGGGCGCCATCGCCGCGCCGCTGGGAGCGCTCTGCTTCCTGCTGATTTCCCCCAACGCGGGCTGGCTCTTCACCGCCACGGCGCTGGGCTACTACCTCGCGTACGAGTGGGTGCACTTCATCACGCACCTGCCGGAGAACCACTGGAGCGCCCGCCTGCCCGGTGTCCCGTTCCTGCGGCGGCACCACCAGGTGCACCACGATCCCAGCCGGATGGGGCGCCACAACTTCAACATCACCTTTCCCCTCGGAGACGGGCTCTTCGGAACGCGGTGGCGCGCCCCGCTGAACGAGGAGCAGGCAGAACGCCGAGGGAGGTGA
- a CDS encoding DUF2378 family protein, whose translation MSEQRKEASGLDPAVAQDLEKRLALATPDDTARGMFFNGALNAVRILGGDAAVEKCLAVVPEKKFVDFFNYPVSGFLKLSFTGAQLMGPQLGGFDAMLRKMGTQATTDFLSSAAGKTLLLLAGDSPKRLVTNLPTGYRAAVSYGDRSVEWSGERAGKLIMKRDFMPPAYHEGVLQAVIEALGARGVQVKGRQTGPVDTEYALSWQ comes from the coding sequence ATGAGTGAGCAGCGCAAGGAAGCATCCGGCCTGGATCCGGCCGTCGCGCAGGACCTGGAGAAACGCCTGGCCCTGGCGACCCCCGACGACACGGCCCGAGGCATGTTCTTCAACGGCGCGCTGAACGCGGTGCGCATCCTCGGTGGCGACGCCGCGGTGGAGAAGTGCCTGGCGGTGGTGCCGGAGAAGAAGTTCGTGGACTTCTTCAACTACCCGGTGTCGGGCTTCCTGAAGCTGTCCTTCACGGGAGCGCAGTTGATGGGGCCGCAGTTGGGCGGCTTCGACGCGATGTTGCGCAAGATGGGCACGCAGGCCACCACGGACTTCCTGTCGTCGGCGGCGGGCAAGACGCTGCTGCTGCTCGCGGGGGACAGCCCCAAGCGGCTGGTGACGAACCTGCCCACGGGCTACCGCGCGGCGGTGAGCTACGGCGACCGCTCCGTGGAGTGGTCCGGCGAGCGCGCCGGCAAGCTCATCATGAAGCGGGACTTCATGCCGCCCGCGTACCATGAAGGCGTGCTCCAGGCCGTCATCGAGGCCCTGGGCGCCCGAGGTGTCCAGGTGAAGGGCCGGCAGACCGGCCCGGTGGATACGGAGTACGCGCTGTCCTGGCAGTGA
- the def gene encoding peptide deformylase gives MARDIVIWPHKVLTTSTQPVTDFGPALETLLQEMSEAMAEAKGIGIAANQVGVPLRVAIVGREDGTQFEIVNPQMLSKEGSVKLEEGCLSVPDVWEKCPRVERVKVRYQDKSAQWHELEAEGRLAHVLQHEIDHLDGHVFVDHLSSLKRTLILDRMKKLQKSLARRKEEPSEGKGPKRS, from the coding sequence ATGGCTCGCGACATCGTCATCTGGCCCCACAAGGTTCTCACCACGTCCACCCAGCCCGTGACCGACTTCGGCCCGGCGCTCGAAACGCTCCTCCAGGAGATGTCGGAGGCCATGGCGGAGGCCAAGGGCATCGGCATCGCGGCCAACCAGGTGGGAGTCCCCCTGCGCGTGGCCATCGTCGGCCGGGAGGACGGCACCCAGTTCGAAATCGTGAACCCCCAGATGCTGTCGAAGGAGGGGAGCGTGAAGCTGGAGGAGGGCTGCCTCTCCGTGCCGGACGTGTGGGAGAAGTGCCCCCGCGTCGAGCGCGTGAAGGTCCGCTACCAGGACAAGAGCGCCCAATGGCACGAACTGGAGGCGGAAGGCCGGCTCGCGCACGTGCTCCAGCACGAAATCGACCACCTGGACGGACACGTCTTCGTGGACCACCTCTCCAGCCTGAAGCGGACCCTCATCCTGGACCGCATGAAGAAGCTGCAGAAGTCGCTCGCGCGCCGGAAGGAAGAGCCCTCGGAAGGCAAGGGTCCCAAGCGCTCCTAG
- a CDS encoding 3-oxoacyl-ACP synthase III family protein, with protein sequence MTERVCVVGAGSFVPTRTISNERIARAIPGWSAARIEEKIGIKERRFLWDFDEETGRAIPPPDDVLGRFYPATNTDMCEVSLRQALQRGGVDARELDALFVVTCTPDAPHFNHDAMALHERLGLREDAFALVVDDGCGGTPYVLDLVRKMMEGGRFRTVAVVASAFTSPLLNREVYTDELPPTPGRPKALNAYLSMYVFGDGAGAVVLRKQEGDEDGPGILSSFSGNAYAELVARRGGGMLKLPYQPGRTRPSEMAFVVDGFKVARSYPEYMQKCLDAVLTPAVREQVKRYYFHQPNKRVMDAFVTRAGLPKEAVACNVDRIGNTSAAGMLILLAEDLEQGRVALGSGDLVVVAAVGANVHYGAQLVRL encoded by the coding sequence ATGACCGAACGGGTGTGTGTCGTGGGCGCCGGTTCCTTCGTCCCTACGCGGACCATCTCCAACGAGCGGATCGCCCGGGCGATCCCCGGTTGGTCGGCCGCACGCATCGAGGAGAAGATTGGCATCAAGGAACGCCGCTTCCTCTGGGACTTCGATGAGGAGACGGGCCGCGCCATCCCCCCGCCGGACGACGTGCTGGGGCGCTTCTACCCGGCGACGAACACGGACATGTGCGAGGTCTCCCTGCGCCAGGCCCTGCAGCGCGGCGGCGTGGACGCGAGGGAGCTGGACGCGCTCTTCGTGGTGACGTGCACCCCGGACGCGCCGCACTTCAACCACGACGCCATGGCGCTGCACGAGCGGCTGGGCCTGCGCGAGGACGCCTTCGCGCTGGTGGTGGACGACGGCTGCGGCGGCACGCCCTACGTGCTGGACCTGGTGCGCAAGATGATGGAGGGCGGCCGCTTCCGCACGGTGGCGGTGGTGGCCTCGGCGTTCACCTCGCCGCTGCTCAACCGCGAGGTCTACACGGACGAGCTGCCGCCCACGCCGGGCCGCCCCAAGGCGCTCAATGCCTACCTGTCCATGTATGTCTTCGGAGACGGCGCGGGCGCGGTGGTGCTGCGCAAGCAGGAGGGCGACGAGGACGGCCCCGGCATCCTCTCCTCGTTCTCCGGCAACGCGTACGCGGAGCTGGTGGCGCGCCGGGGCGGCGGCATGCTCAAGCTGCCCTACCAGCCGGGCCGCACGCGCCCGTCCGAGATGGCCTTCGTGGTGGATGGCTTCAAGGTCGCGCGCAGCTACCCGGAGTACATGCAGAAGTGCCTGGACGCGGTGCTCACCCCCGCCGTGCGCGAGCAGGTGAAGCGCTACTACTTCCACCAGCCGAACAAGCGGGTGATGGACGCGTTCGTCACCCGCGCGGGCCTGCCGAAGGAGGCCGTGGCCTGCAACGTGGACCGGATTGGCAACACCTCCGCGGCCGGCATGCTGATTCTCCTCGCGGAGGACCTGGAGCAGGGTCGTGTGGCGCTCGGCAGTGGGGACCTGGTGGTGGTGGCGGCGGTCGGCGCCAACGTCCATTATGGGGCCCAGCTCGTGCGGCTGTAG
- a CDS encoding nuclear transport factor 2 family protein: MHPHSQLITDFYSAFQRRDADGMAACYHPDVEFNDAVFQGLRYAGATSMWRMLLERGKDLELVFSQVQADDRTGSAHWDARYTFGQTGRKVLNRIDATFEFKDGKIIRHTDRFPFWTWSRQALGPVGWALGWTPLLHNKVRAQGAAGLRKYMKERGIEGA, translated from the coding sequence ATGCACCCGCACTCCCAGCTCATCACTGATTTCTATTCGGCTTTCCAGCGCCGCGACGCGGACGGAATGGCCGCCTGCTACCACCCGGACGTGGAGTTCAACGACGCCGTGTTCCAGGGGCTGCGCTACGCAGGGGCCACCTCCATGTGGCGCATGCTGCTGGAGCGCGGCAAGGACCTGGAGCTCGTCTTCAGCCAGGTCCAGGCGGATGACCGCACCGGCAGTGCCCACTGGGATGCGCGCTACACCTTCGGTCAGACGGGCCGGAAGGTGCTCAACCGCATCGATGCGACGTTCGAGTTCAAGGACGGGAAGATCATCCGCCACACGGACCGGTTCCCCTTCTGGACGTGGTCGCGGCAGGCGCTGGGGCCCGTGGGCTGGGCGCTCGGGTGGACGCCGCTGCTGCACAACAAGGTGCGCGCCCAGGGGGCGGCGGGGCTGCGCAAGTACATGAAGGAGCGCGGCATCGAAGGGGCTTGA